The window GTGCCATGTGCACGCGCAACAGAAAGGTACAGTAGAAATCCAAACCTCCCCAAAAAGACAGAAACCGAAACACAACATCTACTGATGAAACCTTTTGAAATAGATCAATAAATACATCAATGAAGTCGGCAACGCGGTGTGGTTTATAAATCAGtgcaaagttttaaaaaagtcggCACAACCTCAAGTTTCAGTCCTGGAAAAGCTAAAATGTactctttcatttatttttattttttaatttgtgtgtgcgtgtgtgtgtgtgtgtgtgtgtgtgtgtgtgtgctgtcatgcTCTGTGCAGAAGGAGCACTTCAAGAGCCACCACTGACAAGGGAAATAGTCACGAAATTAAGTAAATAAGAGCTGCATTAAAGGATTGAGTAACAAATTTGCTTTTCATCTGATGCGCAGAGGCTCTGTGATCCCTGATAATGCTGCTAATAAAATGTTTCCCAACCAGCTATTGTGGAAAGCAACAGCGTCATTTATTAGTCCATTTAGTTCCATTTATCTTGAAGTGCCCTCTTAGATTAATTCAAGTACTTTCAAAAATAATTATTAGCAGGTGCTCTGAAGTAAGCCACTAAATTATACCACACGACAACTGAAATGTCAGTGTGAAATGCTGTGCTGAATATATCAGTTAACAAAGGTGCACTTATCGGCGTCCCAATGACAACAGAAGACGTTGAACGCCCACCTGAGTCTGCGTGAGCCCCAGCTTGGCCGCCAGATCGGCGCGCTCCGGTAAGGCCAGATACTGGGTCTGCTGGAAGCGCTGGTGCAAAGCCTGCAGCTGCAGACTGGAGTAGATGGTGCGAGGCTTCCGAATTTTCTTCCCCTTGCCATTCACCAGACGAATATCCCTGTTCTCGATCACCGTGGACTTGTCGCGATCTTGAGGATGGGACAGAAAACAGGCAAAGTTTAAGCGCAGGAAACCTTTCATTGATATCTTTTTATCAAAAGACTGCAGACAAACGTCTAATTTGTCTAAAAGTGTCATTAAAATAGAATTCCAACCCTTTTAATCAAGCAAAAAATATCCAGTTTGGAACATCAAACTGTACATTTTGGTACAGTTTGGTTTCATTTTACAGATTCCACACAGAGAGAGATATAATGCGTGATGCTTCAGCTGACAGGCCATGCGTGCATAAAGAGCACCGAGGCCTGAAATCCAGTAAATTTCAGCACACCTCACACTGACACATTTCCCTCGGCTGCAGTTCTATTTTAACCATAAAGTTGAACAATTGGTTGAATTTGCACTCTATGTCCAAGCTTTTAGGATTATAATGGCCTCACGCGATATGACGGGCAAAACGTTTTGCAAGTGATTAATGGGAAGAACTGCCAAACAGGCTTGAAAAGAAAAGACTCTTTGTTCCGCGGTATCATTGCGTTAATCTGCACTAACAGTGCGAGTAAAAGTGAGTTAAGCCAAGGCTACATGGGCTATTATAGTAAGTACCCACAGAAAAGGATAGTCAATAAAATTTATGGCACCGTTTTCCTCTACCATATCACGTAAGTAGCGCAGATGGCGCTTAGAAGGGGTGATAATTGTTGTTTGTACGTTAATGCCTGCTAATATCATGCATTGCACACTTTGATCGTTAGACCCTTTtctattagaaaaaaaacattcttttgtttttgatttacCAAACTTTGGCATCAGAAATAGAGGTGCACAGTGTGCGTAATTACGGCATGATGGAAGATCAACTTGATATCCATCAATGATACAACAGTTTGATCCCGTTTGGTTTTACTTTCTAACATACCTGTCTGCTCTAATCTGCCGTGGGACagagtgctgctgctgttgtgatTGCTGTGCTGGTAGGACATGTAAGCAGACGTGGGGTGAGTGTTCACAGCGCCTGGGTAGGCGTATCCCAAAGGGCGGCCATAGGACGTGCTGCCCGGAAAAGGACCCTCGTGCTGGGAATGTCCAGCAGCGTGCAAGCCATGAACGGGATAAATGTGAGTGAGTCCGGGGGAGTGCTGCTGGTGCGCCAGATGTCCGTGGCCAAACTCTAGAAAGGCCGACTTGGAGG of the Odontesthes bonariensis isolate fOdoBon6 chromosome 23, fOdoBon6.hap1, whole genome shotgun sequence genome contains:
- the dlx4b gene encoding homeobox protein Dlx4b, with protein sequence MMSVGFMPDSLNGSDPSKSAFLEFGHGHLAHQQHSPGLTHIYPVHGLHAAGHSQHEGPFPGSTSYGRPLGYAYPGAVNTHPTSAYMSYQHSNHNSSSTLSHGRLEQTDRDKSTVIENRDIRLVNGKGKKIRKPRTIYSSLQLQALHQRFQQTQYLALPERADLAAKLGLTQTQVKIWFQNKRSKYKKIMKHGSGSEGEHFHSTSSVSPCSPALPQLWEVSMTGKGAPMHPNNYMNSFGPWYPNHHPHQDTMPRPQMM